A part of Lacinutrix sp. 5H-3-7-4 genomic DNA contains:
- a CDS encoding TolC family protein yields the protein MKMKTKHIIKFTLALLISLSATAQEKKWSLKESVDYALQNNITVRQSLLDQKLAEQDLISAKGNFLPTVNASASQNWNFGSFIDQNGSRISRDSRGNGFGVNAGVTLFNGFRNTNLQKQAELGIESSKIQLEVLKNNISLNVVNAYLNILFNREAVKQAEEQVAISQRSLDQVQELVDAGARARADLLVSKSQLASDNERLVNAVNSVDLSLLNLSQLLQLPANENFDIQDVNIDLTEAVLAYKNSNEILSYALENRPEIKGAQLNIDNAELNYEIARSAYYPTLSLGAGASTSYQHLQGQKDVLQIVTGFDATTGEPIVEFQKNGFVEQIENNLGYNVGFSLSIPIFNGFKTKASVKRAEISKERITLALEQEKQTLRANIEQAYADAKASLLQYESSKVSLESQELAFQNEQDKYDLGVSTSFQLEQVRNRLINAQSSFLNAKYNYVFKTKVLDFYLDKPITQ from the coding sequence ATGAAGATGAAGACTAAACATATTATTAAATTTACGTTAGCATTATTAATTAGTCTTTCTGCGACAGCACAAGAAAAAAAGTGGTCGTTAAAAGAAAGTGTTGATTATGCTTTACAAAACAACATAACAGTAAGACAATCATTATTAGACCAAAAATTAGCAGAGCAAGATTTAATATCAGCTAAAGGTAATTTTTTACCAACTGTAAATGCTAGTGCTTCTCAAAACTGGAATTTTGGTTCTTTTATAGATCAAAACGGAAGTAGAATTTCTAGAGATTCGCGTGGAAATGGTTTTGGTGTTAATGCAGGTGTAACATTATTTAATGGTTTCAGGAATACTAATTTGCAAAAACAGGCAGAGCTAGGTATAGAAAGTAGTAAAATACAACTTGAAGTTTTAAAAAATAACATTTCTTTAAATGTTGTAAATGCTTACTTAAATATTTTATTTAATAGAGAAGCAGTAAAACAAGCCGAAGAGCAAGTAGCTATAAGTCAAAGAAGTTTAGATCAGGTTCAGGAACTTGTAGATGCAGGAGCAAGAGCAAGAGCAGATTTGTTAGTATCTAAATCTCAATTAGCATCAGATAACGAACGTTTAGTAAATGCTGTAAACAGTGTAGATTTATCACTATTAAATTTATCGCAACTTTTACAGTTACCAGCAAACGAAAATTTTGATATTCAAGATGTAAATATAGATTTAACCGAAGCTGTATTGGCATATAAAAACTCTAATGAGATTTTATCTTATGCTTTAGAGAATAGACCAGAAATTAAAGGCGCACAATTAAATATTGATAATGCCGAGCTTAATTATGAAATAGCTAGAAGTGCTTACTATCCAACATTAAGTTTAGGAGCAGGAGCAAGTACAAGTTACCAACATTTGCAAGGGCAAAAAGATGTATTACAAATTGTAACAGGATTTGATGCTACTACAGGAGAACCAATTGTAGAGTTTCAAAAAAATGGGTTTGTAGAACAAATTGAAAACAACTTAGGTTATAATGTTGGTTTTAGTTTAAGTATTCCAATTTTTAATGGATTTAAAACAAAAGCAAGTGTTAAGCGTGCAGAAATTAGTAAAGAGCGTATTACTTTAGCATTAGAACAAGAAAAACAAACATTACGAGCTAATATTGAACAAGCCTATGCAGACGCAAAAGCATCATTATTACAATACGAATCGTCTAAAGTATCTTTAGAATCTCAAGAATTAGCGTTTCAAAACGAACAAGATAAATACGATTTAGGTGTAAGTACATCGTTTCAATTAGAACAAGTTAGAAATAGATTAATAAATGCACAATCATCATTTTTAAATGCAAAATATAACTATGTATTTAAAACAAAAGTGTTAGATTTTTATCTTGATAAGCCTATAACTCAATAA
- a CDS encoding ABC transporter permease encodes MFDRDLWREIFQSINMNKTRTLLSGFTVAFAILLFALLFGITNGLLNTFDTAFVDDAKNSIFINSGRTSKASNGLQAGRQIQFENADQEWIKKEFGDKVQYITSRIYLNVTASFRNEKNNYSIRAVNPDHQYLENTKVNYGRYINESDIKNKTKVVVIGRLVEEDLFLKTTAIGKYLNLNGIQYKVVGVFSDDGGDNEERLIYMPVSTAQQIYGNNDHIDQINLTYNPDMNFDAAIGFSNMLTRKLKERFLVSQNDQRAIRVRNLANESKAVDQMTFILGILVLVIGFGTLIAGIVGISNIMIFIVKERTKEIGIRKALGAAPRSIVLIILLESILITIIAGFVGLLLGMGILELVGPSLEKYFIKDPFVSLNLVIGATITLIIAGGLAGYVPAKKASRIKPIVALRDD; translated from the coding sequence ATGTTTGATAGAGATCTCTGGAGAGAAATTTTCCAAAGTATTAATATGAATAAAACCAGAACCTTATTATCTGGTTTCACAGTAGCTTTTGCAATATTATTGTTTGCCTTGTTATTTGGTATAACCAATGGGCTTTTAAACACATTTGATACCGCATTTGTAGATGATGCAAAAAACTCAATATTCATAAATTCTGGTAGAACTTCAAAAGCAAGTAATGGTTTACAAGCAGGTAGGCAAATTCAATTTGAAAATGCAGATCAAGAATGGATAAAGAAAGAATTTGGAGATAAGGTACAATACATTACTTCACGAATTTATTTAAACGTTACTGCATCTTTTAGAAACGAAAAAAACAATTATAGTATTCGTGCAGTAAACCCAGACCATCAATATCTAGAGAATACAAAAGTAAATTATGGTAGATATATAAATGAATCTGATATTAAAAATAAAACCAAAGTTGTTGTAATTGGCCGTTTGGTAGAAGAAGATTTATTTTTAAAAACAACAGCCATAGGAAAGTACTTAAACTTAAACGGAATTCAGTACAAGGTTGTAGGCGTTTTTAGTGATGATGGTGGTGATAATGAAGAGCGTTTAATTTATATGCCAGTATCTACAGCACAACAAATTTATGGAAATAACGACCACATAGACCAAATTAATTTAACCTATAATCCAGACATGAATTTTGATGCAGCTATAGGTTTTAGTAACATGTTAACCAGAAAACTTAAAGAACGCTTTTTAGTTTCTCAAAACGACCAACGCGCCATACGAGTAAGAAACTTAGCAAATGAGTCTAAAGCAGTAGACCAAATGACGTTTATATTAGGAATCCTTGTTTTAGTAATTGGTTTTGGAACCTTAATAGCAGGAATTGTAGGTATAAGTAATATTATGATTTTTATTGTAAAAGAACGTACTAAAGAAATTGGAATTAGAAAAGCCTTAGGAGCGGCACCTAGATCTATAGTTTTAATTATACTATTAGAATCTATTTTAATAACAATAATAGCAGGTTTTGTTGGACTATTATTAGGTATGGGAATTTTAGAACTTGTAGGTCCAAGTCTTGAAAAATATTTTATAAAGGATCCTTTTGTAAGCTTAAACTTAGTTATTGGAGCAACAATAACATTAATTATAGCTGGAGGTTTAGCAGGATATGTACCAGCAAAAAAAGCATCAAGAATTAAACCTATTGTAGCACTAAGAGACGATTAA
- a CDS encoding cytochrome C oxidase subunit IV family protein, which yields MAHEHKLEIFRGLWKFKSNTQKIWGVLAFLTFVTAIEVILGIYKPEILMKQVLGMKGLNWIFIILTIVKAYYITWDFMHMRDETKALRRAVVWTGVFLICYLIFILLQEGGYIESVYSNGFIKRDF from the coding sequence ATGGCACACGAACATAAATTAGAAATATTTAGAGGGTTATGGAAATTTAAGTCTAATACTCAAAAAATTTGGGGAGTATTAGCATTCTTAACTTTTGTAACTGCAATAGAAGTTATTTTAGGTATCTATAAACCTGAAATTTTAATGAAACAAGTATTAGGAATGAAAGGTCTTAACTGGATTTTTATTATACTAACCATTGTTAAAGCATATTATATTACTTGGGACTTTATGCACATGCGTGATGAAACAAAAGCATTACGTAGAGCAGTAGTTTGGACTGGAGTATTTTTAATTTGCTACTTAATTTTCATTTTACTTCAAGAAGGCGGATATATAGAAAGTGTATATTCAAATGGTTTTATTAAAAGAGATTTTTAA
- the tsaB gene encoding tRNA (adenosine(37)-N6)-threonylcarbamoyltransferase complex dimerization subunit type 1 TsaB, which translates to MTIILSIETATTNCSVSLSKNGETLHLKEDFNNDFSHAERLHFLIEEVLKEAKIKKEELSAIAVSKGPGSYTGLRIGVSAAKGLCFALDIPLISISTLESLAHQVNTNEGIIVPMIDARRMEVYSAILTSNFEVLRAVEAQELDATSFSAELAKGKVHFVGNGVEKTKAIIDNSNAVFVEGKLPSANEMSALAYAKYKKSDTEDVAYFEPYYLKDFVALKPKPKK; encoded by the coding sequence GTGACTATAATATTAAGCATAGAAACAGCAACAACAAATTGCTCGGTCTCACTATCTAAAAATGGTGAGACTTTGCATTTAAAAGAAGATTTTAATAATGATTTTTCTCATGCAGAGCGTTTGCATTTTCTTATAGAAGAGGTTTTAAAAGAAGCCAAAATAAAAAAAGAAGAATTAAGTGCAATAGCAGTAAGTAAAGGACCTGGTTCTTACACAGGTTTGCGTATAGGAGTATCTGCAGCAAAAGGCTTGTGTTTTGCATTAGACATTCCGTTAATTTCTATTTCTACTTTAGAATCTTTAGCGCATCAGGTAAATACAAATGAAGGTATTATAGTGCCTATGATTGATGCTAGACGTATGGAAGTATATTCAGCTATATTAACATCAAATTTTGAAGTTTTAAGAGCTGTCGAAGCGCAAGAATTAGATGCTACATCTTTTAGCGCTGAGTTAGCTAAAGGAAAAGTACATTTTGTGGGCAATGGAGTAGAAAAAACAAAAGCAATTATAGATAATAGCAATGCTGTTTTTGTAGAAGGTAAATTACCATCTGCAAACGAGATGAGTGCTTTGGCATATGCAAAGTATAAAAAAAGCGACACCGAAGATGTCGCTTATTTTGAGCCTTATTATTTAAAAGATTTTGTGGCTTTAAAACCTAAACCTAAAAAATAA
- a CDS encoding cytochrome c oxidase subunit 3, which produces MNTTVATTGTETKTWGGGNKPLKASYGKMMMWFFILSDALTFSGFLAAYGFSRFKFIGSWPIADEVFTHIPFFHGNYPMIYVAFMTFVLIMSSVTMVLAVDAGHHLRQKAVTWYMFLTIIGGIIFVGSQAWEWGTFIKGDFGAVQTKGGNILQFGHYETIDGEQIFVRDAVKSFATATTTERTQHESKNGLWFIGEDTLPEYTVNDVYNGLTAHSNILVRTQDINEHGEKTVLTREESLKQIKNNGKQVVHGANLQVNEYGSPLFGDFFFFITGFHGFHVFSGVVINIIIFFNVILGTYERRKNYEMVEKVGLYWHFVDLVWVFVFTFFYLV; this is translated from the coding sequence ATGAACACTACAGTTGCTACTACTGGAACAGAAACTAAAACTTGGGGAGGCGGAAATAAGCCACTTAAAGCAAGTTATGGTAAAATGATGATGTGGTTTTTTATCTTATCAGATGCTTTAACTTTCTCAGGATTTTTAGCTGCGTACGGTTTTTCAAGATTTAAATTTATTGGCTCTTGGCCAATTGCCGATGAGGTTTTTACTCACATACCATTTTTTCACGGTAATTATCCAATGATTTATGTAGCGTTTATGACGTTTGTTTTAATTATGTCTTCAGTAACTATGGTTTTAGCTGTAGATGCAGGACATCATTTAAGACAAAAGGCAGTAACATGGTACATGTTTTTAACTATTATTGGAGGTATAATATTTGTTGGTTCTCAAGCTTGGGAATGGGGAACATTTATTAAAGGAGATTTTGGTGCAGTACAAACTAAAGGTGGTAACATTTTACAATTTGGACATTACGAAACAATTGATGGAGAACAGATTTTTGTTCGTGATGCAGTAAAAAGTTTTGCTACAGCAACAACAACAGAAAGAACACAACACGAAAGTAAAAATGGTTTATGGTTTATTGGTGAGGATACTTTACCAGAATATACTGTAAATGATGTATACAATGGCTTAACAGCACATTCTAATATTTTAGTAAGAACTCAGGATATTAATGAGCATGGAGAGAAAACAGTATTAACTCGTGAAGAATCTTTAAAACAAATTAAAAACAACGGTAAGCAAGTAGTACATGGTGCTAACCTTCAGGTTAACGAATATGGATCACCTTTATTTGGAGATTTCTTCTTCTTCATTACAGGATTTCACGGTTTTCACGTATTCTCAGGAGTTGTAATTAACATAATTATTTTCTTTAATGTTATTTTAGGAACTTACGAAAGACGTAAAAACTACGAAATGGTAGAGAAAGTTGGTTTATATTGGCACTTTGTAGATTTAGTATGGGTATTCGTATTCACATTCTTCTACTTAGTTTAA
- a CDS encoding SCO family protein — protein MKKKNYSYIGIAFIILVFGIIFIPRIVNRIKDNKIVDNNKSRSVGIANPSDEEKKALALSFIEINGKPKKVPNFSFTNQDGETITQDDYLGKVYVVEFFFTTCPTICPRMNRNLIEIQNAFKNEDGFGIASFSIMPEVDTPEVLKAYAQDYGVTNPNWNLMTGEEKAIFDLANIGFNIFVGKVADDEMGFEHSGDFALIDKNGFIRSRKDAFGNPKIFYKGVISEQEKMDEDGNEQEISMLKEDIKKLLNE, from the coding sequence ATGAAAAAAAAGAATTACTCTTACATAGGAATTGCATTTATAATTCTAGTATTTGGTATCATATTTATTCCAAGAATAGTAAATAGAATAAAAGACAATAAAATAGTAGATAACAACAAAAGTAGAAGTGTTGGTATTGCTAACCCGTCAGATGAAGAAAAAAAGGCTTTAGCATTATCTTTTATCGAAATTAATGGCAAACCTAAAAAAGTACCTAATTTTAGTTTTACAAACCAGGATGGAGAAACTATTACGCAAGACGATTACTTAGGTAAAGTGTATGTAGTAGAATTTTTCTTTACCACTTGCCCAACTATTTGTCCTAGAATGAATAGAAATTTAATTGAAATTCAAAACGCATTTAAAAATGAAGATGGTTTTGGTATAGCTTCATTTTCAATAATGCCAGAAGTAGATACACCAGAAGTTTTAAAAGCATATGCTCAAGATTATGGTGTAACAAACCCAAACTGGAATTTAATGACAGGAGAAGAAAAAGCAATATTTGATTTAGCAAATATTGGCTTTAATATTTTTGTTGGTAAAGTAGCAGATGATGAAATGGGATTTGAGCACTCTGGAGATTTTGCTTTAATAGATAAAAATGGTTTTATAAGATCTAGAAAAGATGCATTTGGAAATCCTAAAATTTTCTATAAAGGAGTTATTAGTGAGCAAGAAAAAATGGATGAAGATGGAAATGAGCAAGAAATATCAATGTTAAAAGAAGATATTAAAAAGCTTTTAAATGAGTAA
- a CDS encoding ABC transporter permease, producing the protein MRFLLERDTWQEVFDSLGKNKLRTGLTMVGVWWGILLLIALLGSARGIENSFNRLFGSFATNSVFVWAQSTSKPFKGFQEGRQVQLKISDAKKIEENVEGIEFVVPRNQSQALVVRNFLSGTFGVNGDYPLLDQVQKKKMIRGRFINQTDIDDNRKVVVISEEIYKQLFEKDAEMIGEYIQLNGMNFKVVGMFETGNANMGPSSDMHIPFTTFQQIYNMGENIGWMMITGKPEYNISQIETDAKLILRNLNKVHPKDNRAFGSFNLGKEFAKITGFLTGMQFLTWFVGIATLFAGVFAIGNILLITVKERTKEIGVRRALGATPFEIKRQVILEAIFITLIAGLLGIITGGSLLILVDKLAGQGPDAILVNASVPISVVLISLVILVVLGTLIGLIPAFKATSIKPIEALREE; encoded by the coding sequence ATGCGATTTTTATTAGAAAGAGATACATGGCAAGAAGTCTTCGATAGTTTAGGTAAAAATAAACTTAGAACAGGACTAACAATGGTTGGTGTTTGGTGGGGAATTTTACTACTTATCGCACTATTAGGATCAGCACGTGGTATAGAAAATTCATTTAATAGACTATTTGGTAGTTTTGCAACAAACAGCGTATTTGTTTGGGCGCAAAGTACAAGTAAACCTTTTAAAGGTTTTCAAGAAGGAAGACAAGTGCAGCTAAAAATTAGTGATGCTAAAAAAATAGAAGAAAATGTAGAAGGTATAGAGTTTGTTGTACCAAGAAATCAAAGTCAAGCTTTAGTAGTACGTAATTTTTTATCAGGAACTTTTGGCGTAAATGGTGATTATCCATTATTAGATCAAGTTCAAAAAAAGAAAATGATTCGTGGGCGTTTTATTAATCAAACAGATATTGATGATAATAGAAAAGTAGTCGTTATTTCAGAAGAAATTTACAAACAGCTTTTTGAAAAAGATGCCGAAATGATTGGAGAATACATTCAGTTAAACGGTATGAATTTTAAAGTTGTTGGTATGTTTGAAACTGGTAATGCAAACATGGGACCAAGTAGCGATATGCATATTCCATTTACCACATTTCAGCAAATTTATAATATGGGAGAAAATATTGGTTGGATGATGATTACTGGAAAACCAGAATACAATATTTCACAAATTGAAACCGATGCTAAACTTATACTAAGAAACCTAAATAAAGTACACCCAAAAGATAACCGAGCTTTTGGTAGTTTTAACTTAGGAAAAGAATTTGCTAAAATTACAGGCTTTTTAACAGGAATGCAATTTTTAACATGGTTTGTAGGTATTGCTACGCTTTTTGCAGGCGTATTTGCAATTGGTAATATTCTATTAATTACAGTAAAAGAAAGAACAAAAGAAATAGGCGTACGCCGTGCCTTAGGAGCAACACCATTTGAAATAAAACGTCAAGTAATATTAGAAGCCATATTTATAACATTAATTGCTGGATTACTTGGTATTATAACAGGTGGATCTCTATTAATACTGGTAGATAAACTAGCAGGCCAAGGTCCAGATGCTATATTAGTAAACGCATCAGTACCAATTTCTGTAGTATTAATTTCATTAGTAATACTTGTAGTTTTAGGAACCTTAATAGGCTTAATACCCGCATTTAAAGCTACAAGCATAAAGCCTATAGAAGCATTAAGAGAAGAATAA
- a CDS encoding DUF420 domain-containing protein: MEAQENIENEKKYNKWIVALSIIIPVAVAALFGIKLKDFGVDIEPLTFLPPIYATINGLTAIVLIISVNAIKKGNRKLHEKLNKFAIALSVSFLLMYIAYHMTSNSTTFGGEGIIKYVYYFILITHIILSIAVIPFVLITYVRAISNNFLRHKKIARITYPLWLYVAITGVIVYLMIAPYYA, from the coding sequence ATGGAAGCACAAGAAAATATAGAAAACGAAAAGAAATATAATAAATGGATTGTTGCTTTGTCAATAATCATACCTGTTGCGGTGGCAGCTTTATTTGGTATTAAACTTAAGGATTTTGGTGTAGATATAGAACCACTAACATTTTTACCGCCAATTTATGCCACAATTAATGGATTAACAGCTATTGTACTAATAATTTCAGTAAATGCAATTAAAAAAGGAAATAGAAAGCTTCATGAAAAATTAAATAAATTCGCAATAGCATTATCTGTATCTTTTTTGTTAATGTATATCGCTTATCACATGACAAGTAATTCTACAACTTTTGGAGGCGAAGGCATTATTAAATATGTGTACTACTTTATATTAATTACACATATTATATTATCTATAGCAGTAATACCATTTGTATTAATAACTTATGTTAGAGCTATATCAAATAACTTTTTAAGGCATAAAAAAATAGCAAGAATAACATATCCATTATGGTTATATGTAGCAATTACAGGAGTAATTGTGTATTTAATGATAGCACCATATTACGCTTAA
- a CDS encoding efflux RND transporter periplasmic adaptor subunit: MKKVFKIIGILVLVIALIWVLKYFKDSNSKSVEDFKTATPFYTSINTKTVATGKLNPEEEIELKPQIAGIIDEILVEEGDIVAKGDLIARIRVVPNEQSLVGASGQISSAKISYNNAKTLYDRNKALFDKGVISRQDFENSQLSLNQANEALRQAQNNYQIIKRGSLSGGGSANTSITAQIPGTVLEIPVREGDQVIESNSFNAGTTIATIADMSKMIFEGKVDEAEVGKLEEGKDIKVILGAINEKEFPAKLTFVAPKGNEENGAVQFTIKADVEVEQSTKIRAGYSANAEIEMESKDSVLVIKESLLQFNRITEKPFVEIEKEAGKFEKKNVELGLSDGINVEITEGVEEGDKIKVWNKASKEDNEDED; encoded by the coding sequence ATGAAAAAAGTATTTAAAATCATTGGAATATTAGTGCTAGTTATTGCTTTAATATGGGTGTTAAAGTATTTTAAAGATTCTAATTCAAAATCTGTAGAAGACTTTAAAACAGCAACACCATTCTATACATCAATAAACACTAAAACTGTAGCAACAGGAAAGCTAAATCCAGAAGAAGAAATCGAATTAAAGCCTCAAATAGCAGGAATTATTGATGAAATTCTTGTAGAAGAAGGAGATATTGTTGCAAAGGGAGATTTAATTGCTAGAATTAGAGTTGTACCAAACGAGCAAAGTTTAGTTGGCGCAAGCGGTCAAATATCATCAGCTAAAATTTCTTACAATAATGCCAAAACATTATACGATAGAAATAAAGCATTATTTGATAAAGGTGTAATATCTCGTCAAGATTTTGAAAACAGCCAATTGTCTTTAAACCAAGCAAACGAAGCATTACGTCAAGCTCAAAATAATTACCAAATAATAAAAAGAGGATCACTTTCTGGTGGAGGTTCTGCAAACACAAGTATCACAGCTCAAATACCAGGAACAGTACTAGAAATTCCTGTAAGAGAAGGAGATCAGGTAATAGAAAGTAATAGCTTTAATGCAGGTACAACTATCGCTACTATTGCAGATATGAGTAAAATGATTTTTGAAGGAAAAGTAGATGAAGCCGAAGTAGGAAAACTTGAAGAAGGAAAAGATATTAAAGTAATACTTGGTGCTATTAACGAAAAAGAATTTCCAGCAAAATTAACTTTTGTTGCTCCAAAAGGAAATGAAGAAAATGGAGCTGTACAATTTACAATAAAGGCAGATGTTGAAGTAGAGCAGTCTACAAAAATTAGAGCAGGATACAGTGCAAATGCCGAAATTGAAATGGAAAGCAAGGATAGCGTGTTAGTTATTAAAGAATCTCTTTTACAGTTTAATAGAATAACTGAAAAGCCTTTTGTTGAAATTGAAAAAGAAGCTGGTAAGTTTGAAAAGAAAAACGTAGAGTTAGGACTTTCTGATGGAATTAATGTTGAAATTACCGAAGGTGTAGAAGAAGGAGATAAAATAAAAGTGTGGAATAAAGCATCAAAAGAAGATAATGAAGATGAAGACTAA
- a CDS encoding ABC transporter ATP-binding protein: MLKISKLHKSYPIGDSSLHVLKGIDLSVESGEMVAIMGSSGSGKSTLLNIIGMLDEADEGEYILDNVPIKNLTEKKAAIYRNKFLGFIFQSFNLINYKNALDNVALPLYYQGLKRKERIEKGLFHLEKVGLKDWAEHLPNELSGGQKQRVAIARALAANPKLLLADEPTGALDTKTSHEIMDFIQTLNDEGKTILMVTHEEDIASMCKRIVRLKDGVIMEDAFVEQVRASQYV; encoded by the coding sequence ATGCTAAAAATAAGCAAACTACATAAGTCTTATCCTATAGGAGACTCTAGCTTACATGTTTTAAAAGGAATTGATCTTTCAGTAGAAAGTGGAGAGATGGTTGCCATTATGGGATCATCAGGATCAGGAAAATCTACACTATTAAATATAATTGGTATGTTAGATGAAGCAGACGAAGGAGAATATATTTTAGACAATGTTCCAATTAAAAACCTTACAGAGAAAAAAGCAGCTATTTACCGTAATAAGTTTTTGGGTTTCATTTTTCAATCTTTTAATTTAATAAATTATAAAAACGCATTAGATAATGTTGCTTTGCCATTATACTATCAAGGTTTAAAACGTAAAGAGCGTATTGAAAAAGGGCTTTTTCACCTAGAAAAAGTAGGTTTAAAAGATTGGGCAGAGCATTTGCCAAACGAGCTTTCTGGTGGACAAAAACAACGTGTAGCCATAGCTAGAGCATTAGCTGCAAATCCCAAATTATTATTGGCAGATGAGCCAACAGGAGCTTTAGATACAAAGACGTCTCACGAAATAATGGACTTTATACAAACTTTAAATGACGAAGGAAAAACCATTTTAATGGTAACCCATGAAGAAGACATAGCAAGTATGTGTAAACGTATTGTGAGGTTAAAAGACGGTGTAATAATGGAAGACGCTTTTGTAGAACAAGTAAGAGCATCACAATATGTTTGA